In the genome of Synechococcus sp. CB0101, the window GACGACAATTACTCGCGACAGTGTGAACAGGGACTTGGTGTGCCTGCACACCTCTATTTAGCCTCAAAACCAGCCGAAAGTGGCTGGATATGTGAGCCAAGGTCATCAAAAAATGGCCTCAGAGGCAATTTGCAGCCAAAACCACTCTTTCTGCTCGCTGCCGCCGCTCAAACACCGCTTGTCCAGAGTTTCCCTAATGGCCCTAGCCGCTCGATCATGGCTAGGGCTTTCAGGCTCGATACGTCAGAGTCAATCTCGTCAAGCGAGGGAAATCGCAGAGGCCGGCCTAGCTCAACTGATCGAAAGCCTCAACAAGGACTACGCCTATCTACTGATCAAGGACTTGGGCAACTGGGGCGACGGCTCATATACATCCTCGATCTGCACCAACTCCGCAAGCGGCACCCCGGTGACAAGTAGCACCATCGGCAGCTCCGGGCGCTACACCTTGTTGGACTACGACTTTCAGGGCAGCCCGTTCTATGGCGGCAAAGCAACGATCAGGATGCGGGGTGAACGCCTGAAGAGCAACAGCTCGGTTGCAGCCACAGCAATCGTGGAAGAGTCACTAGAGATCAAACCCAAAAGCTGCACCACATCTTTTGGGGAGCCGACAGTCACAAGCGGTTTTCCAGGCCTTCTCGGCCAGCAGGTTGTCCTCGGGAACAACGACGTGTTCGGAACGCTATCGGGCAATGTTCTCTGCCTACAGTGTTACGACGGCCAGGACTATGACAGCCTTACACGTGAACAACAGGAAGCCTATATCCAAATGAAGAACAATGGCTATGTCGCTGGTCAGATCTTTCTTGGTCCGATTGATCTACCACCAGTTCCCGAGCCACCGGCAGATCTGAACTTCGACACGCCGATATCGATCACAGAAGGCAGAGAGATCGTCGCGGGCACCAATACAGGACCATGCCGAGTAGAAGACCGAGGCTCAGAGGCTCCGATTACCCATTGTATGGTGGACTCGGTGGAACTTAACAGCAAGAAGGAAATCCTCACCGTTGACACCAGTGCAGGCGATGTTCGGATTTATATCCGCGGCGACAAATTTGTTCTAACCGGAGGAGCAGCGATCAAACACCTGCCTCCAGACGCACCCGCCAGCTCGCTGGGCTTATTCGGTCGCGCAAGCGATCCCACAGACACCTATCCAGATCAGTTGATTCGCCTTGCAGGCGCCGCATCAACCAATGCACTCTGGGCCTACTTTCCCGACGGAAATATGGGAATCAATGGGGGATCGAAGGAAACAGCGGATTGCGACAGCAGCGGAGAATGCACTGGCGCATTGCATCAAGTACTTGTTACCGTCTTTAGTTGACGCTTGGTAACACTCCCTCTTCTGTCCAGGGTTTGGGTTCTGGTCTGTCTGCTGCACGCTCCAGGGCCTGCTGCACCCTGGCCACGCGCCAATCCCTGATTCGCCGCTGCAGCGTGCGTTTGTGTTGGGGGCCATAGCGCTCAGGGGCCAAGGCGATCAGCCTCTCCAGTAGCTCCTGGCTGCCCACATCCGGCTCTGCCTCCAACCACTGGGGGATGAGGGCTGCATGAACCTCAAAGGGATCCACACGGCTGCGGCGGCCTTGCCGCGGTTTGGGCTTTTTCTGCATTGGTCTGCTCTGGCGCCACAGCGCCTGTAAGCCCTGCAGAAAGCGCTCCAGCTCTCGTTTTTCTTCTTCTGGGGATTTCCAGGCAAGCGGATCACCCGCCATGGCGTTGGCGTGCTGGCCGCTGATCAACAGCGCTAACCGGCTCTGGCAGCTGCGCATCGTGGCTAGTAGCGCCACAGGGTCACACCGTTGTCTCAACTCCCTGAGGTCAGCGGCTTCCTGCTCGCCCAGCACACCGGTACGCAGTAGCTGCTGCAGCGGTGTCCGCGGCGGGTGGTGCAGCCGCTTGATCCGGCCTCCCTCCCGCACGCTGCTCTTGAGCTTGAACGACGGCTGAAACAGGTTCGTGAACAGCCGCAGTGCCGCGTACAGCTCAGCTAGCACCTGAGCGGCCTCCAGGCCCACCAAGCGCTCGTAGCCCACCACACGGCGGATCAGCACCCCGTTCTTCTGCTCCACCCAGGCCTGATCGTTGCTCTGGTAGGCGCGTGAGCGGGTGAGCTCGATCCCTTGCTCCGGTGCATCACACCACTGCTCCATCAGCGCATTCATGAACGCTGGATCGTTGTCGGCATCGATTCCACGCAACGGGAAGGGAAGTTGCTGCCGCAGTCGCTGGATAGCGGCCAACACCGAGGCCCCATCGCGCGTGATCACCGGCAGGCTCTCGCTCCAGCCCGTGGCGATATCGGTGGCTACCAGAGTCCAAATGAAGCGACCTTCCAGGCGCCCCCCGCAGTGGGCCACCAGATCGATCTCCAGCCAGCCGGGCTGCTTGTGGTCATCCCATCCCTTGAACGTGCGCACCTGCACGCGGCGGCGAACACCGCTGTGGGCCCGGGGAGGGCGTCTCCATCCATTGCCTCCACTGCTCTGGCGCACTGGGGCCAGCAGACGGTCAATCGTGGCGCTGCTCATCATCAACACCCGTGCCCTCACCGACTGCTCCAGCTGCAGGTGACCGTGGTGCTCGAGTGATTCCACCAGCTGCGGAAGCAGCGCATGCAGGCGCTTGCCGCACAGCCGATCGCTGGCTTCCCACAGCGGTACCAGCGCCTCAACAACCTCCGGGCCGTACCGGCGGCGGTGTTGGCCGCGCCGGCTGCTCTGCTGCTGATCGGTTCGCTGGTTCAACCGGCGCAGCAGCGATTTGCGGTGATAGCCGCTCAGCGCCTCCAACTCATCCAACAGGCGCTGCTTCCAAGCGCGGCTCAGGCTCCGGTAACGCTCTGAGGCCGCACTGATCGCCAATGCAATCCGCTCACGTTCCCGCAAAGTCCCGGGCCGGCTTGGCTGATCGCCTTGCGTGTCAACCCGTGGAGGGTCCATGGGCAGTTGCTACGCGTGATGCAACAACCTTAATGGAGTAGCAGCTTTAAAGATGCAATGCGCTGGCGGCGACATCAACGGCGCCGTCTGGGCCAAGGTGTGGAACGGCTCCTCATCCAATGTGGCGCAACTAGTTGTTCCTGCCGACATCGGCACACAGCTCTTCAATACCTACGGCCCCCAATACGCGCTGGGGATCCGCGATTACGTTGCCCTCGGGGTGTCCCGCTGGAGCAGCTGGATCAACCCATGAAAACAACGCAGGCCGGCTTCAGCATGCCCGAGGTTCTGGTGGCCTCCTTCATCCTGATCTGGGTAATTCTAAGCAGCCTGCAGCTGACTAGTTCCTCGATCCTGGGCATGGGGCAGTCAAAACGACGCGGCCTCGTTGATGCAGCCATCGCCTCCCGGATTGAAAAACTCCGAAGCGATGCTTTCAGCTTTCTCTGCACACAAGGCTGCACAGACAACGAACTGACGAAGGCCCTTGAGTTCAACCTCATCACCCTCAAACCACTCTGCAGCTCTAACACCCTTGGCCAAGGACTCCTGAATGCACTACCGACCGAGGACAAACCCAGCAGCTTCACGGTAAACACGGTTCCACCAGTCCTTGTGCAGGCGACGTACACATCAGATGGCAACAAATTGCATGTCAGCTACAGCGCAACTGACATGGCTCTAACTGTGAACACCACCCTTGTGCCCCACGCTCAGGGCTGGTGCCCATGAGCCGGGCCAGGCAGCCAGGAACAGGTTTCAGTCTCCCTGAGCTGATGGTGATCGTAGCTATCGCTGGAATTCTGGCTGGGCTATCCATTCCAAACTTCACACGAAACTGGCAGGACGAACGACTAAATAGCGCCAGCAAACAAACCATCGCCTGGCTGGATGACCTTCGCCGCAAAGCCATCCAACAATCCAGCCCTTGCAGTGTGGAGATCAGCGGCAATCCAGCTTTGCTGACCGGTAGCTGCCAGAACCTACCAGACCAAACCTCCACCCTGGATCTCCGCGCAGAGATTGCCAACATGGATCAACTGACCTTCAATCTAACCAGCAATAGTCCCAGCACCTGGATCTTCACGCCGCGTGGCACAACCACCACCGATGCAGAGCTGCGCATGACCCTGGAGGGTAGTGGTCTTGGACGCTGCATTCGGCTTCTCGGACCATTGGGACTTCTGCGAAGTGGAAAGCTCCGTTCAGGCACATGCATTTACACCACCAGCTACTGATCGAACAGCGGCAGCGTGTTGCGACAGGCTTCAGCCTTTTGGAACTCCTACTGGCCGCATCTATGGGAGGACTGCTGTGCATCGTTGCCGCCGACGCGATGATCGCCCATCTCCGTTCCAATGCCAGCCTGGAAGCAACAGAGCGACTGCGCAGCGACTGGAGCCGAACCAGTCATTTCATCGAGTCAGAGGTTGCCTTAAGCGAACGAGTTCTGACCAGCGCGGAGAGCGTAAACCTGAATCAATGCTCTACGGCGATTGCTGCCGACTCAGAATTTCGATTCGCACTAGAAATTAGAAGAGACCTACCACCTGCAATTTACTTTGTTCGGAGCAATTCTGACGATGCTGAACAACAGGTCTGGAACGGCAGTCACAGTCTCTTTCGCTGTGGACCGGGGATTGACCAAAATGGCCTTTACACCGACGCGATCACCGGCAGCGAACAACAAGCTGGCGCTGCAAGTCGCCTCGTGGATGGACTAGGAGAAAACTGCACCCTTGAGGTGCTCACAGCTGCCCCTGTGAGCAAATCACTGAACTTCCGCCTATGCCTGAAGGGAATCGGCCAACAGACCTTTAGCGGGACAGCCAGCACCTATTCGCGCATCAGTCCTGTTTTCTCCTACCCCAATGCCACAAGTCTGTGCAGCGACCAGGATCTAAGCATTGAAGGTTTTTACAAACTGAGTGGTGGCGACAGCAACAGCAACACGTTGGCCGTACCGCAGGGAGCGGTACCCGCCGACCAGGACGTGCTGATCTGTGGCTATGGAGGAGGAGACACGATTGAAGGTTCATCTGCCAATGACGTTCTGGAAGCCGGCGACCTTCCCGGTGGGACACCGCCCCATCCATCCGCTGATCTCAACGGGCAGGACGGCAACGACCGGCTGCTGGGAGGCAAGGGAGATGACACGCTCAATGGTGGCGAGGGGACGATGTTCTGGTGGGAGTGGACGGCAACGACACGCTGGTGGGCGGCAGCGGTGAAAACAGGTATCTCCCAGGCCTCGGTAACGACAGCGTGACCGGGGGGCCGGATCTCGATGTGGTGTTCCTGGACGGAGTACGGAACAACTTCGCCGGGCTCAGTGCCTGCACACGTACCAACTGCAGCCTGAGCTACAGCGATTCAGGCACCAACCACAGCCTCACGACCACTGATGTAGAGGTACTGATCTTCCGAGACGGCCGCTACGATCTGCGTTGAGAACGGGATGACTAGACACCCCCCCAACAGAAGCACCTGACCAATAGCCAGGAGGGGTCCAACTCAGTACAGTGAATCTAATCAATGCGGACAGGGCGGACATCCTCCGACATGGAAGAAGGGAATCGCCGCAATAAAGGCCTAAAACCCGCGCAAAAACTGTTCGCAGGCCTTTCGACTACAACCCTGGTTCTACTTTGGTGGCAACTACTATCAGACTTCAGCCCGAGATATGCATCCATTAGATCAATCATGCCACAGAGAAACGAAGCCACTGGCATCACCCTTAAACACATCAAGGTTCGCGACGTCGACCTTGGGCCCAAAATCGAAAGCCTACGGGCCACCATCGAAGCAGCCGACCTGATCTACAACCGCTGCTCACAATCCAAGATTTCAACACTTGAAGCCTGTTTTGGAGAAATATTCAATGATCAATACTATTCAAGTCGAACTATTCTCCCAATCGCAGAGGCCTTATCTCTTGCTCAAGGGCAGGCCAAGGAGGTGACCTACACCTTTACTGGGCCTGCCGAAGAAGAACCCTGGGGTGGAGAGCGAAAAGGAAGATTTTACTGCCTCAACCCAGCCCTTTCGTCCACTGAGAAATCAATGTGGACCACCATGATGGAAGCGGATGAGGCACCCACCCCACAAGGCATCTGACAGCAGAAGCGAAGAACAGGATCTGCCAAGAACAAGCCAGGTTCTGAAAAAGCTGAATTCACTGATCTACCGCGGCAAGATCTGAAGCCTGTTCACGGCACCCGGTCTTGAGCAAAAGTGGTCAGGGTTGCTGTCTCAAGGGGCTTTCCAGCATCTCCGAGTATCTGCATCAGACGGAATGCAACCAGTCCAGATGCCGAATCAAGACAGGCTGAGAATGGCTGATGCGCTGAGCCTCCGAGGTCCACGGCTACGGTACTTTTCTCACCCAATAAAGAAGCACATCCGTTCCATCGCTGAGGTTGCTCGGCCAATCCATCAATCACCACCCGGTTCTGCGCCTGCGAGCCCAGCGAGGGCTCGCCGTCCATTCCGAAGGCAGGACCACAGCGCATCAACACCCATCCACGCCAGATCGTGCTTGGAGCTTTACCAACCGAATAGGTAACCGGTCCGGCAGACGTATTCAGATGCAAAACAGGGGTGCGCCGCGCAAGCCCGCAGGCGTGCAACTCATGCTCAGGGTTTTCACTCACGGCTGTGGCCCGAGCTACGTCGTTTTTCACCAACTCCAGCGTGCGCCGCTGAGCAGCCCGCTCCCGCAGCAGCCGCGACAAACGCGCACCGTTTTGTCCCTCCGCCATCAGCCCCTGCAGCATCACACCGCTGAGGCCCAGGCCGAGGCTGAGCGAGAGCATCAGCTCCACCAGTGAAAACCCATTCATGGCGCTACAGCGATGGATCGGGTTCACAGCGTCCACCCTGATAGCGACCGAGCCGGGTGATGCCCAGCGGCAAAGCCATCACCAAACAGCGCTGCAGGCTTGTCCCCGCCGCCTGCAACACCGCAGTGCCGCCATCGAGCACCAGGCCGTTGCTTGAAAAGCGCAGCACTGCCGGGAAGTTGTGGCTGAGCTGCACCTCACCGGCAGCGATGGGGTCCTTCAGGCTCTCCAGCGTGTGCAAACACGGGGGCATCACACCGCCAACAGGCGGAGCCCATCCCTCCTCCTGCAAGCTCAAGCCGCAGGGGCGGCCGATCTTCTGGGCTTCAGCTCGGCCGCGCTGAATGCCTTGATCCAGGCGGCGGGTTGCGGCCTCCAGGCGCTGGCGGGCCAGGCTTTCAGAACCTCCACCCCATCCCAACGCCGCCAACAGCCCCAGAATCGCCACGCCCACGAGCAATTCCACGAGCGAAAAGCCTGAGGCTTGCGCTAGCCGACTCATGGCTGCACCTCCTCAACCTGGCTATCTGTGAGAGGGGATTCGCTGTGGCAGAGGCCCAAGCCTGCCGGTGTATAGACACGCTCTCGTGTTGTCGTTGGATCGGCGGCAACCTCCCACCGCACCAGCAAGCCATCGCCCGACTGCACGGGCACAACCTCCCGCCGCAACTGCGGTGGCACAGGGAGAGCGGAAGCCACCTCAACCAAATCCACTGAACTCAGTCCACAACCGGAGCCCCCCGCCAGCTCTTGCCGCCAGTGGGCCTGGAGTTGCAAGCGATCCAAATCGATGCGTTCCAACAGTTGCTGCCGCAGCTCTGCTTTGTGGCTGTTGCCAGCAGCATGGCTCCAGAGCTGCAGCGAACTGCCCGACGCGGCGCTGAACACCGCCGCGGCCACCATCACTTCCACCAGATGCATCAGCCCAGCTCCCGAATGCCAGCGCGGCTGAGCCCATAGCGGCGTTGCAAGCCGTTCGGGGAGAGCTGCAAGCGCAGCACACCTCCCATCGTGCTCGGCTCCCAACTCAGCAGCTTCACCGTTTCCCCGGCAATCTCGAGCTGCTGCAGCGCCTGCGGATCGAGATCTGGCGGGCAGTCAGCCGGCAGCGGCTGGATTGGCCAATCTGCAGACGCAACGGGCCAGAGGCAAGCGAAGGGCCCCTGCAGCTGGGCGGCCCACTGCTGAGAGGCAGAAGACAGCCGATCCTCCGCCTGCAGGCGGACGCGCTCAGCGGCCTGCACCTGACGGGTGTGAAGCACCAGCGACTGAATTGACAGGCTGCTGAGCAGCAACACCAACGCGCCGGTGAGGGACAACGGCAGCACAAAGCCCGCTGCAGCGGGCGGATGCAAACGCAGAACCATGGCCTTTTCAGCAATCCATGGGTTGAGCGTTCCCCCGCGGCTAAAACAGGGTCACCGGCACAGCCGCCTCGATGGTCGATGGGCTCGAGCGCGACATCGAACTGCTTGAGATCCATGAGGTCTCAGCCTGGCGAGAGCAACTCGGTGCCGCGGCCATAGGCCTGTTCACCGCGGGGCCCGTTGGGCTCCTGGCCTCGCTGGTGACCTTTCGCAAGCTGGAGGGCCACTGGCTTCCCTGGGCGCTCATCGGCATCCTGGCCGCACCACCCCTGGCCTATGCGCAATGGCGAGGTGTGACCTGGTTGCAGGGATTGCAGGCTGGCGCAACAGCCGAGGCCGCTGAAGATCTGGCTGCTGCCCAATCAATCAATGAAGCCGATCGGCTCGCCCGTGCCTGTGCCGTAGCCGTCCGCGCTGGTCTTGGCGAGAACTCCATTCGCAACCCGCTCGACGGCAGCGAGCTGTTCTGCGACCGCACCTATCCCACCACCGTGGTGATCACGAGCCGCAGCTTCGAACCCCTCCAGAAACCGCGCAGCTGCGGGGGCACCACTCTGGCCGCGGGCACCAGCGCCGCGCAGTGGCTGGTGTCGCCAGCGGGAACGCTGGTGTGTCAAGCCATTGCCCGCTCGGGATTCGGCTGGTGGGAGCAGGCGGCAATCAACCGCCAGCAGCTCTACAGGAACTGCACCAACAATCTGCGCCGAGAAGCCCAAACCGGGTTCACCAGCACCGCCCATCAACTCGGCCTGCGCGACTACTGCGCCGAAGAACGGGCCTTGCTGGCGCGCGATCGAATCAGGGGGCAGTAGCAGCAGCCGGCGCATTCATCGCCGCCGCCTGCAAGCAAGCCGGCAGGAACACCCACCAGCTCAAGGTGGAGGTGCACTGCGCTGGGTTTTCGCAGGGCAAGCTGGAGCAGCGCTGCGTGGGGGGGCCGCCCAGCTCCACCACAAAGGTGGTGGGCAGCTCCCGCAGGATCGCCATCGCCGAGATGGTGCCTCCCTCGGCAGTACGCAGGATGGCGGCGCGCAGCCCCTCCACCCGCACATCGCGGCCGCGGGCCATCAAGGGGCGGAAAGCCTGGGTTTGCTGTTGCAGGAAAGCCACACCTGCAGGCGAATACAGGAAATTTGCCAGGGGAACCAGGCCTACGGCGTAGGGCTTGGCCAGGGCAGCACGGAGCTGATCGTCTGGCCAGCCGGAATTGGCGGCCAGCTGCAGTAGTTGGCGGTCGTTGATCGTTCCATCTGCCACGAACTGCTGCAAGGCGGCATAGGGAATCGTCCACAACTCGGCGCCGCTGGCCAGGCGCAGAGTTTGGGTGGCCCCTGGGGGCTCCAGTGGTGCTGGCGGAACAATCACAGGGCCCGCGGGCTGCGCCGGCGCTGGATCTTCCACTGCCAATGGTGCCGAGGAAGGCTCGGCTGCTCCAACGGAAGAACCCACCCACAGCGATCCGGCGGTGAGCAGCACTGCAACAACCTTTCGGGGGTGTATCACTGGTTGAGCTTGAGCACGGCCATGAAGGCCTCCTGGGGCACATCCACCTTGCCCATCGCCTTCATGCGCTTCTTGCCCTTGGCCTGCTTCTGCAGCAGCTTTTTCTTACGGGAGATGTCGCCGCCGTAGCACTTGGCGAGCACGTCTTTACGCATGGCGCTGATGCTCTCGGAGGCGATCACGCGGCTGCCGATCGAGGCCTGAATCGGGATCTTGAACTGCTGGCGGGGGATCAATTCCTTGAGCTTCTCCACCAGCCCCTTGCCCACGTTGTAGGCCTTATCGCGGTGCACGATCGTGGTGAGCGGATCGGCCTTTTCGCCGTTGATCAACACATCTAGGCGCACCAGATCGTTCTTGCGATAGCCGATCAGGGAATACTCCATCGAGGCATAGCCCTTGGTGCGGCTCTTCATCTGATCGAAGAAATCGGTCACCACCTCAGCCAGGGGCATCTCGTAGTGGAGCGTGACCCGGTCGGTGGTGATGTATTTCATATCGATGAATTCACCCCGCCGCTCCTGGCACAACTCCATCAGCGTGCCGTTGTAGGTGTTGGGCGTGTAGATCTCGAGCTTCACGTAGGGCTCTTCGATCGATTCACGCTTCTGCGGATCAGGCAAGGTGGCGGGGTTGTCCACCATCACCGTGGTTTCATCGAGCATGTTCACCTGATAAATCACCGATGGCGCGGTCACGATCAGATCAAGGTTGTATTCGCGCTCCAGCCGCTCCTGCACGATCTCCATGTGCAGCAGGCCGAGGAAGCCGCAACGGAAACCGAAGCCCATGGCGCTGCTGGTTTCGGGCTCGTATTTCAGGGCCGCGTCGCTGAGCTGCAGCTTGTCGAGCGCTTCGCGTAGATCGGGGTATTGATCAGCGTCGGTGGGGAACAGGCCGCAGAACACCATCGGCTTGGCCTCGGTGTATCCCGGCAGCGGCTCCGGCGCCGGGTTGTTCACCAGCGTGATCGTGTCGCCCACGCGCGCATCGGCCACGGCCTTGATCGAGGCGGCCAGGTAGCCCACTTCGCCAGCCTGCAAGCGATCCACCTTGCGCTGATCGGGGGCCATCACGCCCACTTCATCCAGTTCATAGGTTTTCTTGCTGGCCATCAGCAGCACCTTGTCTTTGGTGCCGATCGAGCCGGAGATCACCCGGAAATACACAATCACGCCCCGGTAGGGGTCGTAATAGGAATCAAAAATCAGCGCCCGCAGCGGCTCGTTCACCCGATCGGGCGGCGGCGGCACTCGATCCACCACGGCCTGAAGGATGTCGGGCACACCCAAGCCGCTCTTGGCGGAGCAGGGGATCGCACCGGTGCAATCGAGGCCAATGATCGCTTCGATCTCTTCGCTGATGCGCTCGGGATCAGCACCGGGGAGATCGATCTTGTTGAGAACCGGAATAATCTCCAGGTTGTTCTCAATCGCCAGGTACACGTTCGCCAGGGTTTGCGCTTCCACGCCCTGGCTGGCATCCACCACCAGCAGCGCACCTTCGCAGGCCTGCAGCGAGCGACTCACCTCATAGGAGAAGTCAACGTGGCCGGGGGTATCGATCAGGTTGAGGATGTAGGTCTCACCATCGGCCGCCTTGTATTCCATCCGCGCGGCCTGGAGCTTGATCGTGATGCCCCGCTCACGCTCGAGATCCATGTTGTCGAGAAACTGCTCCTGCATGTCGCGGGCAGCCACCGTGCCGGTGTCCTGCAGCAGGCGATCGGCCAGGGTCGATTTGCCGTGGTCGATGTGGGCAATGATGCAGAAATTGCGGATCCGTGAGGCGGGAACGTCGGTCATTCGCGGATGGGCTCTCGGTGGCGTCCCGGCTCGGGGCGGTGGATCTCGGTGGGGTGATCCTAGGGAGAGGTGCCCTTCCTCTCATGCCCGCTCTTCCTGCCTGGCTGCTGCTACTCCTGGCCATCGGTTCAGAGGTGGTTGGCACCTCCTGCCTGAAACTCTCCGCGGGCATGAGCCGCCCGCTGCCCACCCTCGTAGTGCTCGCGGCCTACGGCAGCTCGATGCTGCTGCTCTCCAAGGTGGTGCAAACCATCCCGTTGGGCGTGACCTATGCCCTTTGGAGCGGGATTGGCATCGTGGCCATCGTGCTGGTGGGCCTTTTGGCCTACCGGCAGGTGCCCAGCTCAGGGCAGCTGGTGGGCAT includes:
- a CDS encoding alpha/beta hydrolase, with protein sequence MGSSVGAAEPSSAPLAVEDPAPAQPAGPVIVPPAPLEPPGATQTLRLASGAELWTIPYAALQQFVADGTINDRQLLQLAANSGWPDDQLRAALAKPYAVGLVPLANFLYSPAGVAFLQQQTQAFRPLMARGRDVRVEGLRAAILRTAEGGTISAMAILRELPTTFVVELGGPPTQRCSSLPCENPAQCTSTLSWWVFLPACLQAAAMNAPAAATAP
- a CDS encoding multidrug efflux SMR transporter, with the protein product MPALPAWLLLLLAIGSEVVGTSCLKLSAGMSRPLPTLVVLAAYGSSMLLLSKVVQTIPLGVTYALWSGIGIVAIVLVGLLAYRQVPSSGQLVGIALIAAGVVVVNLTGQLHE
- a CDS encoding transposase family protein, producing MAISAASERYRSLSRAWKQRLLDELEALSGYHRKSLLRRLNQRTDQQQSSRRGQHRRRYGPEVVEALVPLWEASDRLCGKRLHALLPQLVESLEHHGHLQLEQSVRARVLMMSSATIDRLLAPVRQSSGGNGWRRPPRAHSGVRRRVQVRTFKGWDDHKQPGWLEIDLVAHCGGRLEGRFIWTLVATDIATGWSESLPVITRDGASVLAAIQRLRQQLPFPLRGIDADNDPAFMNALMEQWCDAPEQGIELTRSRAYQSNDQAWVEQKNGVLIRRVVGYERLVGLEAAQVLAELYAALRLFTNLFQPSFKLKSSVREGGRIKRLHHPPRTPLQQLLRTGVLGEQEAADLRELRQRCDPVALLATMRSCQSRLALLISGQHANAMAGDPLAWKSPEEEKRELERFLQGLQALWRQSRPMQKKPKPRQGRRSRVDPFEVHAALIPQWLEAEPDVGSQELLERLIALAPERYGPQHKRTLQRRIRDWRVARVQQALERAADRPEPKPWTEEGVLPSVN
- a CDS encoding Tfp pilus assembly protein FimT/FimU; its protein translation is MVIVAIAGILAGLSIPNFTRNWQDERLNSASKQTIAWLDDLRRKAIQQSSPCSVEISGNPALLTGSCQNLPDQTSTLDLRAEIANMDQLTFNLTSNSPSTWIFTPRGTTTTDAELRMTLEGSGLGRCIRLLGPLGLLRSGKLRSGTCIYTTSY
- a CDS encoding calcium-binding protein; the encoded protein is MHLHHQLLIEQRQRVATGFSLLELLLAASMGGLLCIVAADAMIAHLRSNASLEATERLRSDWSRTSHFIESEVALSERVLTSAESVNLNQCSTAIAADSEFRFALEIRRDLPPAIYFVRSNSDDAEQQVWNGSHSLFRCGPGIDQNGLYTDAITGSEQQAGAASRLVDGLGENCTLEVLTAAPVSKSLNFRLCLKGIGQQTFSGTASTYSRISPVFSYPNATSLCSDQDLSIEGFYKLSGGDSNSNTLAVPQGAVPADQDVLICGYGGGDTIEGSSANDVLEAGDLPGGTPPHPSADLNGQDGNDRLLGGKGDDTLNGGEGTMFWWEWTATTRWWAAAVKTGISQASVTTA
- the lepA gene encoding translation elongation factor 4, with the translated sequence MTDVPASRIRNFCIIAHIDHGKSTLADRLLQDTGTVAARDMQEQFLDNMDLERERGITIKLQAARMEYKAADGETYILNLIDTPGHVDFSYEVSRSLQACEGALLVVDASQGVEAQTLANVYLAIENNLEIIPVLNKIDLPGADPERISEEIEAIIGLDCTGAIPCSAKSGLGVPDILQAVVDRVPPPPDRVNEPLRALIFDSYYDPYRGVIVYFRVISGSIGTKDKVLLMASKKTYELDEVGVMAPDQRKVDRLQAGEVGYLAASIKAVADARVGDTITLVNNPAPEPLPGYTEAKPMVFCGLFPTDADQYPDLREALDKLQLSDAALKYEPETSSAMGFGFRCGFLGLLHMEIVQERLEREYNLDLIVTAPSVIYQVNMLDETTVMVDNPATLPDPQKRESIEEPYVKLEIYTPNTYNGTLMELCQERRGEFIDMKYITTDRVTLHYEMPLAEVVTDFFDQMKSRTKGYASMEYSLIGYRKNDLVRLDVLINGEKADPLTTIVHRDKAYNVGKGLVEKLKELIPRQQFKIPIQASIGSRVIASESISAMRKDVLAKCYGGDISRKKKLLQKQAKGKKRMKAMGKVDVPQEAFMAVLKLNQ
- a CDS encoding GspH/FimT family pseudopilin produces the protein MSRLAQASGFSLVELLVGVAILGLLAALGWGGGSESLARQRLEAATRRLDQGIQRGRAEAQKIGRPCGLSLQEEGWAPPVGGVMPPCLHTLESLKDPIAAGEVQLSHNFPAVLRFSSNGLVLDGGTAVLQAAGTSLQRCLVMALPLGITRLGRYQGGRCEPDPSL